In the genome of Arabidopsis thaliana chromosome 4, partial sequence, the window GCTCGGCTTCCCAGAGACTCGCGTAAAGCCTCATTGGTTGCTTCGTTGGGAACGGAACTCCAATTGACTCGGAGTTCTTGAACTCTCTAATAGGAATTCCATCAACTGTAAAActgaaagagaaaacagaaaatagaGAATTCGGTTCATGAGCTCACAGcctcaaaacataaaaatttacGTACAAGGGATCAAAGGTTGCACTTACATAATCCTTTGGGGATTCCATGTGATGCAATAAGTGTGAAAGTTAACAGTTGGGTCGAACCATAGATGAAATTGTTGTTCTTTGTCTCCTGAGCCTTTTGTGTAAACATTAGTATGGAGAGTATACGGATGACCACTTAGGTTTCCTAAGAACTCGAAATCAATCTCATCCCACGTAGTTCCCGGAGACTTAAGCTACACAAAGTCATCATAAACACCAAAATATTCAATAATCTAGGACgaataaaatatgtttgttaAAAGAACTGCTTTGAGATTGTATGTGACTTACATAGAATGTTGTTACTGTTCCAGCTGAGTTACCAGGGACAAGTTTCATTTGAACCTCGGCTTTGCCATAGAGAAACTCCTGGTTGGACTGAAAACCGGATCCAGAGGATTTGTCGAGCGAGAGAGATAGAAGCTTTCCATCTCTGTCGCGCACCTTTCCACGGCCGTCACCCCAATGTATCTGAACATCTTTGTGGAAGCTACCCGCATAGACATGCATAGATTGTGCCGCAAAGAGAAACATAATCAAGAACGCAAAACTTGTACCACAAGAAAGCttcatttttgtatatattttggagGTGTATTGATATCTCAAATGTATTGTTGATGAAAAATTGAGTTAAGCGACATGAGTTTATATAGTGTTTGGAAATGGcaaaggaaagagagaaggaagtTTCATGGGTTTGATTATTTATCGTGGGCTGTATTCTAGTTGGCTCATTAGACCTCTTGCTGGTTGTTACAAATTGAAACCAATAAAAGATAATTTCATTACTCGTTTATTgttacaaaacagagaaaataatgtatatagaCATTCGTATATCACATGCTGGTCCCGCGTTGAGATTATTATCAACACTGCTTTGACTTTCAAACATGAGCGTAAACCCTCCCCACCGCATAGAGGTTCGAATGACAAATATATTTGcattttaatactttttttcctaattaaCAACTTTAcgatttattgatttaatttaactaaaataaatgttcTAATCCTTAGATAAACACCAATATAATGGCAAAGTTTCCTAAAACTTAGGTATTGAAAAATAGCTACAAGTTTTCCATAGTTGAATCTTGATTTTAATTTGGCTGATAGTCTTGtcaaatataatttcttttggttttaatcGATCTCCCAGCAGaaaacatttcattttatttgggTGAAGATAACAACATAAGTTTGGACGGTGTAATAGAATGTAACTGAATCTTGTAACAGCATGATTAAAGCTAGTACCCGatcaaaatacataaaataagtTATAGCCTTGAGATTTAGTTTGACACGTTTAGTGCGTAGGAAACTTTCTTAAACTGATTTAACAATATCCATTTACAAATGAGCATAACCTTTTTCACATTGAAACAAGCCATTCTTAATATTAGCTTGAAACGAACCTTAAACATAACAAACATATCTAGATCAAGAAAAATGTTCCTttaatttgaacaaaaataaagtatattttggaaatttggactgtaaaaaaaattgtgatgtTGAATCTTGGACCAGTACGTGCGTCATCCAACCAGTAACTAGTAAAGTAGTAAGcttatcatttatatatgtccttcaatatttagttttctttactCGTTTACTGTTACAAAACAGAGatattaataatgtatatCACATGCTAGTCCTGCGTTGAGGTTATTTGTCAACACGGCTTCTGACTTTTGACTTAAGCGCAAACCCTCCCCGCCGCATAGAGGGTTCtgatgtttatttattttacgaGTTACGACCAAACAGACCCACCCATGCACTCGTATAGTTTAGCGttcaatccaaaaaaaaacgatacaAAAGAGCATAATAGTCGTCATATTTaactaaaccttaaaaacacTTCCAATTAcagaaataatttttcttacaaagaCTGTTGAATTgatcaataaaatttaattatattatgtttttcaaaGTGTTTTTGATTAATCAACTAAATATCCGCACATTAACATACAAAATAAGATGCCAACCTCTATGGAAGCACAAATGcacaataatataaatatatgtgtcACATACTCACATGCATTATGCTAAATGAAGATATGGTGGGATATGGACGTTCAACACAGCTAAAATATCGCACCGCTTCTCGCCTCCATTCACGCTGAATTCTTTTATTAAAGTATAAATACCTATATCCTACTGCGCTTGAAACTAAGCTTGAAACAAAACCTGGaaaaaattctattttattcAGAAAAAGGTCGAAATTTGGGCCATTCATTATCCATCAAGTAAggttatatattattcaatttaTCCCCAAGTATCGTTGTACGTATATAGTAACGACAtgttttaaaaggtttttagaATGGAAGAACTCATTGTTCATTGTAAAAAAGATCTTACACAAACACGCATATATTTGGTAACAAATGAATTGAAAAATTATAGATAAGAAGAACCATTGAGTTACAAAGACAACGTCAAGTAACTTATTTATGAATCAAAGAATCAATCATTTAGCTGCACTCTGGAGGAACACCTCGAGGAAACCTTTTTTTATCGGAGCAATAGTTGTAAACCATGTATTTACTCTGTACCCCTTTCATTCTTGTCTGGCCATTCGAATCGAGTTTTTGAGTGAACCATTGGGAATTTGCGGGACAAACTGACTTTCCATTAACCCATACACATCCCTCGACATTGTAGTTTCTGTAATAAGCGGTGAAAGGAGCTTTTGACCAATCTGTTTTCTCTAATCCTCCCCTTGTAGCCCAATGCTCTGCTTCCCATAGACTCGCATATAGCCTCATTGGTTGCTTTGTTGGGAATGGGACTCCACGTGACTCGGCATTCATAAACTCTCTAATTGGAATCCCATCAACGGTAAAACTGGAGAGAATAAAAGATTCTTGGTTCATGAGTTTATATCctcaaacataaatattatgTATGGTACAAAGGAAGGAGTTTCGACACTTACATAATTCTTTGTGGATTCCATGTGATGCAATAAGTGTGAAAGTTAGCGGTTGGGTCAAACCATAGATGAAATTGTTGTTCTTTGTCTCCTGAGCCTTTTGTGTAAACATTAGTATGGAGAGTATATGGATGACCACTTATGTTCCCCAAAAACTCGAAATCAATCTCATCCCATGTAGTTCCCGGAGATTTAAGCTACACAAATTAGAACATCATATAAGCAAGTGGTACGAACATTTTATGAAATAGCAAAACATGACAAGAACGTTACATGTTACTTACATAGAATGTTGTGACGGTTCCAGCAGAGTTACCAGGGACAAGTTTCATTTGAACTTCGGCTTTACCATAGAGAAACTCTTGATTAGATTGGAAACCTGAACCAGAGGATTTGTCAAGCGAGAGAGATAGAAGTTTCCCTTGATTATCGTGAATCTTTCCACGACCATCACCCCAATGTATCTTAACGTCTTTGTGGAAGCTGCCTGCATAGACGCTGATAGATTGTGCtgcaaagagaaagagaatcaaGAACGTAAAAGacttcatttttattagatCTCTCTAGGAGTTTTGATATCTCAGATGTATATTGTTGATGGAATATTGAGGTAAGTGACATTAGTTTATATAggggaaaaagagagatggaAGTTTCATGGGTTTGATCATTTATGGTGCATGTGCTTTTGTCTACTCGGAGGCACATTCACAGCTTCTaatataattatgtatatagATTATTTGATTCGTTGTTGGCTGTTGCCAAGTGAATCCAATAAaaaactctttctttatttgtttattgttatCAAACCGAAATAATGTTTGGACATTTGTACAAAATTGAATGGTCCCAATGTTTTGATATGTCAACACGGCTTCGACTTTCGAGCGCACCGCCTAACTAATGAGAAGCTCAAGATGTCTGAGAACACTCCGAATGAGGAAGCATATTCGACAATCGACATCATCCGATGCCTTGTGTCAGACAAAACAGCAAAAACGACAGTGTTTCaaccaaagaaaagattgtGTTGGGCTTAAGTGATTCAGacccaaaccaaaagaagCCCATGACATTACAACGGTCATTCATTCTCAActaaagacaaaaacagaTGAATGCGAGTTCTTCTTCTACGCAATCGGTTTGAGATTCTCAtgtgtgaagaaaaaaactagtcTAATATATGGGAACGATTGAAACAAACCGAATTCAAACACCATAATATATTCTCAAAAATTAAACTCCAGATGGATCTAATAAAATTCAAGAGATCTTATAATAGATTGAAGGGGCTAGGAAAGATCAAAACGTGAGTTTCTCACTACTTCAGGTTTTCTCCGGTGAAAGATTCTCTCAATGTCATCTCTCTCTTAATCATCCAAGTAGTAATAACATCCCGCAAGCTTCTGGTCACTATCCTTCATCGAATCGAGTTTATTGATTCTTGGTCTGAAATTCGTAGGATCTCGTCTGAAAGTGATGTTCAAACGAGACAAGAACAAATTCATTCCACTACGTAGAGACTGAGGAGAAGATGCCGTGCAATCCACGGAAGGTTCTCCTTCATACACAATAACTTTATCTGCCAAATACGTAGCCATTATGAAATCGTGCAAAAGCCGCCTTCTTCATCTGAAGAATGAATCTCTTTATGACTTTGGAAGCTATAATTCTCTGCTCCGAATCAAGAAACGCGCTCGGTTCATCGATCAAGTAGATATCCGCAGATTTACCAAGGCATAAAGCTAAAGCAACCCTTTGTTTCTCTCCACCTGATAGTTTGTTGAAGCTTTTATCCATGAGCTCCTCGATCTTGAGCGGTTTCATAACGTCTGACACGAATTGGTGTTCTGCATATGCGTTAGGGATCTTCCTGTGTATCAAATCTCTAACAGTAATCTCAAATTTACGGTTTGACATATGTTGATTCTtgtaagaaacagagaactGTGGTATCTCATGTACTTGAgatccttcttcatcaataTCAAGCTTCGAACCCGCAAGCATTTTGATAAACGTTGTCTTCCCCGTTCCATTCTCTCCCAACATAACTATAATCTGAGAATCCGTGAATTCTCCTTGGTTCAATCTCAGCTTGAAGTCCCCTCGAGTTATAGTCATTGCAGGGTAATTGTACCTTGCATAAGAAGCTACTTCTTAGGCTTGCAACAGTCTGCGTTGACGACAGGGATTCGAGTCATACGATCTGCCATCTCTTTTTCCCGATGAATCGAGTAAGAAGACTCAACTTGGagaattattttttaggtCAAAGAACGGACTTGTAGGGTTTTATTAGTCATAAAACAGGGGAAAAAACGGAGCACGTGGACCGTGGTTCGACCGATCCAAATTAGCTAAATCCGGCTCTCTACTAACCAAGAACAATCCGGTTATGATGTATAAAGGAAAGGAAAGTAGATAAAGGAAGGTGAGCCACTAAAGTCATCGTCACCTCCGTAGCTTCCGCCGTTGCCGTTCAGATGACCACCGCTGAGTTAAATCCATTTCCGTCTCGCTCCGTTTTTCTCGGTGTCGACGTTGGCACTGGAAGCGCCCGTGCCGGTAATCCTTCTGTCTTATTCCCCGAGTTAAAATCTCgtcaattttgaaaaattgtaGTCTTCTTAGATTCGTGAGAATGATGATTGATTTAGTGGCGATGAAATTTGATATCAGTCTACTAAAAATCGATTCTTTTTAATGTTGAAAATCGACCAGCAAtgcaattttggttttgtagcTTAAGTTGATTATGATGCAGGTTTGTTCGATGATAATGGGAAGCTTCTAGGATCTGCTACTAGTCCAATACAGATTTGGAAGGATGGAGACTGTATTGAGGTTATTATGTTGGATAAGGGAGATCATGGCTTATTTGTTTAGAGATTAACTTTGACATTGATAATATTATTGGAACAGCAATCTTCAACAGATATTTGGCATGCAGTTTGTGCTGCTGTGAAATCTGCTTGCTCTCTTGCAAATGTTTCGGATGTGGAAGTGAAAGGAATAGGCTTTGCTGCCACGTGCTCTCTCGGTGTGTAGAATCTGCTTATAACCGTCTTTGTGTTTGGCTGAATAAGAGGAGCTTAACGGTGACAATGTaacgtttatttttgtttgtagtgGCGGTTGATGCTGAGGGATCTCCTGTTACAGTGTCGTGGAGTGGTGATTCAAGAAGAAACATTATTGTATGGATGGACCATAGAGCTGTAAAGCAGGCAGAGAGAATCAACTCATTTAATTCTCCAGTCTTGCAGTACTGTGGTGGCGGTGTTTCTCCAGAAATGGAGCCACCAAAAGTAGGTACAACTTTCTTATAGGGGTTCTTTATATGATTGCTTTCTTTGTGTTTGAGCTTGACGAAAAAAGATTTCTCCTTTTGCAGCTTTTATGGgtgaaagaaaatcttaagGAGTCTTGGTCAATGGTGTATAAGTGGATGGACTTGAGTGATTGGCTATCCTACAGGTGCCTCAggcctttttttctttaaccttttgttccctatGAGATAATTATCTTTGCATTTcctgatttcttttgtttctcccTAGAGCTACTGGAGATGATACACGTAGTTTGTGCACCACAGTATGTAAATGGACTTATCTTGGCCATGCACACATGCACCAGATGACTGAGAAGGCTTCTCGTGATATGGAAGCTTGTGGATGGGATGATGAGTTCTGGGAAGAAATTGGTTTAGGCGATTTGGTAGATGGGCACCATGCTAAGATTGGTATGCATCTctctttgtttgcttgagcTGTTAAGAAAGGCTCTTAGAGGAACTGTGAAACCTCTACTTTTTACCTTCTGACAATGTTATTTCTATTGTTATACAGGACGAAGTGTAGCTTTTCCTGGACATCCACTGGGTAATGGTCTAACTGCAACCGCTGCTAAGGTAAGTTCTTTACAGAGCAACCactaaaaattaagaaaatagaggTATTTAGATACAAGAACAATCGCTTTATTTCTTCTGTGGGTCTTAGAGCATACTTACTACTTCTTAGGTCTATATTTTCATTCTGTTACATAATTCCTTTTTATCctattgttttcattattcaCAGGAACTGGGTCTGTTAGCTGGAACTCCTGTTGGGACTTCACTCATTGATGCTCATGCCGGTGGTGTTGGGGTCATGGAAAGTAAATTAGAATCAGACTCCTTGACGAAAGGTAGACTTACTTTTCTATAATAGTATAGCGTAACCTGACATATGAGTCCCTAAGAATTGGCATTTTCAGAGTCAGATGTGGATACCTTGTGCTCTCGAATGGTCTTGGTATGTGGCACATCAACTTGTCATATGGCTGTTTCCCGTGAAAAGCTGTTTATTCCTGGCGTGTGGGGGCCTTTTTGGTCAGGTACTGACACTTTTGGTTTCTATTCTTACAATTTGATATATGAAATCTCACTCTTGTttctccaaaacaaacaactatTGTAGCTATGGTTCCGGAGTATTGGCTTACAGAAGGAGGACAAAGTGCTACTGGAGCTTTACTTGATCACATCATCGAAAATCATGTTGCTTCTCCCCGTCTTGCAAATCGTGCTGCTTCCCAGAGTAGAAAATCTTCCTCTTTCCACTTCTCTTGGCGAAATATTTGATTGAATGCTATAATTGTCTTATAGTTTGTTTTGCACTTGCCATTGTCTCGATCTCGTGCAGAAGTTTCTGTGTTTGAACTCCTAAACAACATTTTGAAAACGATGGCTGAAGATACAAGTTCTCCATTTATATCTGCCCTTACCTCAGACATGCATATCCTTCCCGACTTTCACGGAAACAGGTGactaaaacagagaattctgctctgtttcttctcttttgagCTATATTGATTCAAAGTTGTGTTACAGATCTCCCGTTGCAGACCCAAATTCGAAAGGAGTGATATTCGGAATGTCTCTTGACACGTCCGAGAAGCAGTTGGCTCTTCTATACCTCGCCACAATTCAGGGAATCGCATATGGTACACGTCATATCGTAGAGCATTGCAATACTCATGGTCACAAAGTAAGTTTTCTCCAACTTTCTTCACACATCGTTCTATAGAAACAGTACAAGACATTTACTTCCTCAGGAAACAAAACAGCCTCAtatttctctgtctctctacCTGTGATGTTAGATTGATACACTGCTTGCTTGTGGCGGCCTTTCAAAGAACCCATTGTTCATCCAAGAACATGCTGATATAGTCGGTATATTACCAACCACACTCGCTTTCCTCTTCTATATTCGAACCAATCACTAAAATGATCCAGGAGTAATCTTACTAAACCTATCTATTCATAGGTTGTCCGATTATTCTTCCTCGAGAAAGCGAGTCTGTTCTCTTAGGAGCAGCAATTCTTGGAGCAGTTGCTGGCAAGAACTACCCTAGTCTCCATGATGCCATGAAAGCTCTTAACGCAGCTGGACAAGTATACTCTGATCTAACTACTTTGTTTGAGTACCCCAATTCATACATTAATCATGTTATTTATGCTAtttcttttgatgaattttCAGGTGGTTCATCCCTCATCAGACCCTAAGATCAAGAAGTATCACGATGCAAAGTACCGTATTTTCCGCAACCTCTACGAACAGCAATTGTCTCACCGTTCCATCATCGCTGAAGCTCTTGCATAATGTTTCTGATCAACAAAAACTGTATAGTTCTCTGCAACATTTACCTTCCTTTTTCTATACATTCacagtaataataataatctgtTTTGATTGCTCTTCTTGACTAATATGTATATAGAATAATACAATAATGTCATGAAACTTGGGAAATTGGAAGTAAAACAAAGACCAGTGTGAGCTACCGAAACCAAAACCGTAACAATTCGCTACATGTTATATTTGGACTCATTTAGACAttctcttataaaaatatcGAAACTCCtgatgaataaaaaatttatcttGTTTCGATAATGTCAAAAGGtgaataataaagaaaatgaaacatcGATATCCAAACACTGCTGGATGACTtagttccaaaaaaaaaaaccaattatCGTTTATAAAATACTGGTATTATACTATTGTTAACGAAAAGTTCTTAATTTTAAATCTTCCTACCCAAGACTTTTTTAGGGTGGCCAATCTATAGTATTAATAGTACCTACTATGCATAAACTATAAGttatacacataaaaaaatactagaaTACATGCTTAATTATTCACAAAATCTaagaattcaaaacaaattcaagtGTGGCTATCATAATCGAACATGTACACCACTTAATCATAGAGTTGACACTTTCTCccttataatattaaaaaaatcataccaaCAATTTTCTCTTCATGATTCTTCCAAGCTTATATAAAACCATAAGCAAATACCATTTGTTCAAGCCTCACCCAAAATGGCTTTTCCTAGTTGTGTTTCGGTTGCAATCACGGCTATGATGCTACTTGTAACATGTTGTCATTGTGCAACATACCAAGAACAATTCATGGGTCCACAAAACGCAGCAAGAGCTCATTTAAGGCTCAAACCGCTAAAGTGGGACGCCAAATTGGCCCGTTACGCGCAATGGTGGGCTAACCAGAGACGCGGTGACTGCGCCTTGACCCATTCCAATGGACCCTATGGTGAGAATCTCTTTTGGGGCTCAGGCAATAGATGGGGTCCATCTCAAGCCGCCTATGGATGGTTGTCTGAAGCAAGGAGCTATAACTATAGATCTAACTCGTGCAACTCCGAGATGTGTGGCCATTACACACAAATCGTGTGGAAGAACACACAAAAGATTGGTTGCGCTCACGTGATCTGCAATGGCGGAGGAGGCGTATTCTTGACTTGCAATTATGATCCACCGGGGAATTTTCTTGGTAGGAAGCCTTATTGagtatgattttatttgtatatctAAAAAAACTCATGCTAAAAGAGGTTGTTCTTacgttttaactttttctctttttgtatacaatgttattttttattggtaaCGTGAGATCGGGAAAACAACACAACGTATGTTTCTCCCAACATTTTCTTATGTGTGATTTATGCGAGGGCCTTCTTTTGACTAATAAGACCAACGAATCATATTAATATCAGATTTTGGATCGTAATCTAACCAAATAGACAAATATTAGACATTTCTACAATCTTCTTGGATTTGAGGTCTTTTTTGATGAAACtattttctcataattttgtttgcaaAGTTGAAATTTCTCAAGTTGACAGAAGTAAACAGCAAAAAGACAACTTTTACCCAACAGAGAAACGAGAGGGGAGCAGGAACTCTTAAACCATTCCATATAATTAGATCATTCCTTGCACTGCAACAGACATCACTTGCCCCTGTAATAAGATATATAAGGGATTGAGTTTGTATCTCAACATTCATGGAGAGACGAATTGAGAGATATGGGAAAGAAAGGATCTGAAGAGGATAATAATGATACTTACGCGTTCATCATGAGAGTTATGTTGTCTCCTTTAAGCAAAATCCGACCTGAAAATCCAGTATTTGCGAGAGTTagcaccaaaaacaaaaccaatataaGAAATGTGAAAGGAGTCTTGTAGGAGAGTAGCAAGTAACTCACCAAGTGGTTTTctggttttcttcttgatgCTCACTTCCTCTGCCTCATCCAGCACCAAATTCATGTACTCATCAAAACCCTGCACAATGCAAATGTTAAAATAACGAAACAATGAAACACTCAACGTCAACTAAACAACTCGTGGTTAAAGATCTAAGACAACCAAGACATTGATAAATCTTAAGCTTCACAGAAAAGAACAAACTCTGTTATTATCTCAAGAAAGAAATTCTAGCAATACAATCTCAGTCTTAAATCTAGATAATACGCACCAACCGAAATAACCGAACTCATTGCTATCAATTGGTCCCTTACTATcaaacaatgtatataaactCAACGGTAACTAAATCAGCGTAGCAATCAAAATTCGAACAACAAATAGAAACAGCATTATGAAAAATTCCAAGATGTTACACTTCACTTTAAAAGTGTAGCTAGAATCACACAGCTTAACTAACACAAGCATGTCAAATTTTCTAGTTTAACCTATCAACAAAGCAAgaaagttcaaaattttgtgCTAAGCTCGAAACAGGATTATGACTTACAGTAATTCGTCCCTCAATCCTCAAATCTTTCTGCTCAAAAAGCCAAATCTGAATCCGAGCTTTCTACATTATAAGAAGAAccacactatatatataagtacaCACCTCTCACAAACTCAATGGTGTTCCCAAATAGAGTAAAAGTGACGAAAATTAACAGAGTAATCGAAAAACTTACACTTTGGAGAAATCTGAAAATCAGATTCTGAAATCAAAAGTAAGAAGAA includes:
- the XTH18 gene encoding xyloglucan endotransglucosylase/hydrolase 18 (xyloglucan endotransglucosylase/hydrolase 18 (XTH18); FUNCTIONS IN: hydrolase activity, acting on glycosyl bonds, xyloglucan endotransglucosylase activity; INVOLVED IN: xyloglucan metabolic process; LOCATED IN: endomembrane system, apoplast, cell wall; EXPRESSED IN: 13 plant structures; EXPRESSED DURING: 7 growth stages; CONTAINS InterPro DOMAIN/s: Xyloglucan endotransglucosylase/hydrolase (InterPro:IPR016455), Beta-glucanase (InterPro:IPR008264), Xyloglucan endo-transglycosylase, C-terminal (InterPro:IPR010713), Concanavalin A-like lectin/glucanase, subgroup (InterPro:IPR013320), Glycoside hydrolase, family 16, active site (InterPro:IPR008263), Concanavalin A-like lectin/glucanase (InterPro:IPR008985), Glycoside hydrolase, family 16 (InterPro:IPR000757); BEST Arabidopsis thaliana protein match is: xyloglucan endotransglucosylase/hydrolase 17 (TAIR:AT1G65310.1); Has 2232 Blast hits to 2210 proteins in 310 species: Archae - 0; Bacteria - 291; Metazoa - 0; Fungi - 455; Plants - 1387; Viruses - 0; Other Eukaryotes - 99 (source: NCBI BLink).), whose protein sequence is MKLSCGTSFAFLIMFLFAAQSMHVYAGSFHKDVQIHWGDGRGKVRDRDGKLLSLSLDKSSGSGFQSNQEFLYGKAEVQMKLVPGNSAGTVTTFYLKSPGTTWDEIDFEFLGNLSGHPYTLHTNVYTKGSGDKEQQFHLWFDPTVNFHTYCITWNPQRIIFTVDGIPIREFKNSESIGVPFPTKQPMRLYASLWEAEHWATRGGLEKTDWSKAPFTAFYRNYNVEGCVWANGKSSCPANSSWFTQQLDSNGQTRMKGVQSKYMVYNYCNDKRRFPRGVPVECS
- the XTH19 gene encoding xyloglucan endotransglucosylase/hydrolase 19 (xyloglucan endotransglucosylase/hydrolase 19 (XTH19); FUNCTIONS IN: hydrolase activity, acting on glycosyl bonds, xyloglucan endotransglucosylase activity; INVOLVED IN: xyloglucan metabolic process; LOCATED IN: endomembrane system, apoplast, cell wall; EXPRESSED IN: 15 plant structures; EXPRESSED DURING: 7 growth stages; CONTAINS InterPro DOMAIN/s: Xyloglucan endotransglucosylase/hydrolase (InterPro:IPR016455), Beta-glucanase (InterPro:IPR008264), Xyloglucan endo-transglycosylase, C-terminal (InterPro:IPR010713), Concanavalin A-like lectin/glucanase, subgroup (InterPro:IPR013320), Glycoside hydrolase, family 16, active site (InterPro:IPR008263), Concanavalin A-like lectin/glucanase (InterPro:IPR008985), Glycoside hydrolase, family 16 (InterPro:IPR000757); BEST Arabidopsis thaliana protein match is: xyloglucan endotransglucosylase/hydrolase 18 (TAIR:AT4G30280.1); Has 2243 Blast hits to 2221 proteins in 314 species: Archae - 0; Bacteria - 296; Metazoa - 0; Fungi - 459; Plants - 1387; Viruses - 0; Other Eukaryotes - 101 (source: NCBI BLink).) translates to MKSFTFLILFLFAAQSISVYAGSFHKDVKIHWGDGRGKIHDNQGKLLSLSLDKSSGSGFQSNQEFLYGKAEVQMKLVPGNSAGTVTTFYLKSPGTTWDEIDFEFLGNISGHPYTLHTNVYTKGSGDKEQQFHLWFDPTANFHTYCITWNPQRIIFTVDGIPIREFMNAESRGVPFPTKQPMRLYASLWEAEHWATRGGLEKTDWSKAPFTAYYRNYNVEGCVWVNGKSVCPANSQWFTQKLDSNGQTRMKGVQSKYMVYNYCSDKKRFPRGVPPECS
- the ABCE3 gene encoding non-intrinsic ABC protein 15 (non-intrinsic ABC protein 15 (NAP15); CONTAINS InterPro DOMAIN/s: ATPase, AAA+ type, core (InterPro:IPR003593), ABC transporter-like (InterPro:IPR003439); BEST Arabidopsis thaliana protein match is: RNAse l inhibitor protein 2 (TAIR:AT4G19210.1); Has 178874 Blast hits to 170972 proteins in 3466 species: Archae - 4111; Bacteria - 144876; Metazoa - 3882; Fungi - 1523; Plants - 1775; Viruses - 14; Other Eukaryotes - 22693 (source: NCBI BLink).), which translates into the protein MTITRGDFKLRLNQGEFTDSQIIVMLGENGTGKTTFIKMLAGSKLDIDEEGSQVHEIPQFSVSYKNQHMSNRKFEITVRDLIHRKIPNAYAEHQFVSDVMKPLKIEELMDKSFNKLSGGEKQRVALALCLGKSADIYLIDEPSAFLDSEQRIIASKVIKRFILQMKKAAFARFHNGYVFGR